The genomic window ATGTGAGTTCTCATTCTGCACCCCACACACCAGCCGGGTGTCTCTGTGCCTGggtccccactccttcctccaTTGCCTAGTTACCTAAGgcatctcccccccaccccccagcttccCTGTTCCCACTTCGTTCTAGTCACAACCTGGAAAGGAAGTCCTGACTCTCCATCCTGGAGTCTGGAGCCCCAGCCTTGATCTTATGATTCCCGTTAAtccctgggaggcaggaggggcttTTCTGAGGCCTTTTCAGTCATCCTGAGGTCCTACACCCCCATTCTTCTTGAACCAAGCCTCCTTTGGTGCCCAAAGGTGGTTGGGGGCCCACAGGAGACCTTCTGTGGTCCTTTTACCTGTTATACTGCATCCCTGTCCCCCTCCTGGCCCTGGCCCAGGGCTGGTGCTGCGGACACCAGGGAGAGGGTGgaaggagtgggggtggtggtgaggctGCGGAGTGAGAGAGGCTGACAGGAGGCGGGGACTCTGGGGGGCTGAGGACTATAAAGGGGCACGGGGGAAGGCAGGGACACCCATCTGGCCCTCAGGACTCAAGGTAAATGGTCCTAGTCTGGAGGGCACTGGGAGGCCAGGCTCTGGGGAGTCCTTGGGACtaggagcctggggtgggggaaggagcttTGCAAAGCAGGGAGGTGGTATTGGGAGGTCTGGGGTCCTGCTTGGGTCCGGCTCTACGTCTGGACAGACGGATGACCCTGGCAGAGCAGTCTGTGGACTAGAAGACTGAAGACGTGTGTGGGGAAGTGCGTGGTGGCCGTTCACACAAATGTGACCGTGGCCTTGTGAGGGGCAGGGTCCGAGGGTGCGCCTGTGCCTATCGGCTGAGGGCAATGCAGGCAACAGTGTCTTCTCCAGGACCTGTCCCTGGATCCCGGCGGCAGTTGCAGGGGGGCAGACCCGCAGGTCCTGGTTTTCTGTCCTTTGATTCACAAGTTCATCCTGTGCACTCCCACCCCGTTGGTGAGCTGGAGCACGTCTTCACCCCACCCCGAATCCGAGTCCTCAGGGCCACCAGGCCCTGGACATCATGAGTCCTGGCTCTCCTGTCCCAGATCCCCACCTTCTCTGCTATGTTTCTGACTTTGCCGAAGGCCTGGGTGCAGACTCGGCTGCCGAGCGGCTCAGGCTCATGACCTGGGCTGTCCGCGCTCTCCAGGGCACGTCTGGGAGGTTTGGCACTGAGGATCAAGTAGCCCTTTGCTCAGCCCCTTCGTTCCCAGGCTTGGAGAAATGGGTGATGGGCGAAGGGGTTGGACAGATGGGCTCCGTTCTGCCTCtaccttccctctccccactcctcagaTGCCTGCTGCCCGCcgctgcctctccctgctgctcctgtcTGCCTGTGCGGCTCTGTTGCTGCGGCCGCGGCTTGGAGCCCGGGCAGCCCCGCTGGAGCCAGTGTACCCCGGGGACAATGCCACACCAGAGCAGATGGCCCAGTATGCAGCTGAGCTCCGCAGATACATCAACATGCTGACCAGGCCCAGGTGCGtgtgagggtgggtgggagggagagatcCCAGTCCCTGCAGCTGTGGGCCATGACCCCAGCCCCTTCCATGCTCCTGGGAAAGCAGAGCTCCTCTACTGACTaggcctggagccccaggagccttgggggagaggcagggggtgtGCAAGGGTGGGTATGAGGCAGGTGAGCTGGCGTGTGGGCATGGGACTTGCCCcagctgcctctcccctcccaggtatgggaaaagagacagagaagaaacccTGGACATCCTGGAGTGGGGCCCCCCCCATGCTGCTGGCCCCAGGTGGGTTTGCTCCCCTGCTCTGTGTGCCTAGATCCCTGGGGCTGAAatgggtgtgtggggaggggagaacagaGGTCCCAGGGCTGCCCTGGGGTCTCCAGAGGGTGCGAGGACTGTCCCCTCCCGCTGCCATGTTCTGCCCTCTCCTCACAGGGACCTCAGCCCGATGGACTTGTGATGCCACCTCCTGCTTTCTTTGACTCCAAGAGCAATgctggcccctctcccctcttgGCAATGGCCAAAgcttgctccctgcccccacacagacTAAATAAAGCAAATCAAAGTCAGAGCTTCTCTGCGTGTCTCTGTGGACCCCTGGTGGGGGCAGGCGTGGGCCACATGctttggagagacagagagatgggggagaggagggaggcacaggagggaaaggagggtaCTGTCAGGCATCCAGAAGGCCTTCGGGGTATGTAGGATCAGCAGGGCCATTCAGCTCAAGCTCTCGGGCTCCACAGAGGGGCAGGCCCAGAGGGAGGTAGGGGCTCCTCCACGGCCATTCAGCGGGTCAGTGAGGTTTGACTCTTCCTATTTCAGCACTTCTAGATCTTTCTGATCAACAGCTTGAGGACAGCCCTGCCCCAAAGGCACCCCCAGCAATGCTTTCCGACACCTAGGCACCAGGCCAAGTATGAATGTATACTGAAGTGTCCTTGGCATGGAGCCAGGGGCAACGGCGCAGCCCGGAGGAATGACTGGTGGCCCCAAATCACCAGCTGCCTTCCTCCGGGCAGATCAGAGATGGCTCATTGCGCATGTTCAGTAGAAGCGCGGCGAGCGCAGGGTAACTGTGacggggctgggcctggggccgGGGTCCTGTGCAGACTGTTGGGAAAAggagcctactgtgtgccaggagcGGGCAACCCTCCCAACCACCCAGTGAGGGAGATTCTGTGTTCTTCCGTATGCAGAGGCCGAGGCTCGGGGAGGAGCCACAGCTTGTCCCAGGCCTGGCACAGGCAGCAAGCGAGTCTAGGCCCACAGCACCCGCTGTAGAATTGGAGGAACTCAGCTCTGAGCCCAGGGTCTGCCCCgctctgtctgtgtgtctgtctgtgcaCTACCACCTCTCCGAGACTCacattcctcatctgtaaagaggGAAGGATGATAGG from Mustela nigripes isolate SB6536 chromosome 16, MUSNIG.SB6536, whole genome shotgun sequence includes these protein-coding regions:
- the PPY gene encoding pancreatic polypeptide prohormone, which encodes MGDGRRGWTDGLRSASTFPLPTPQMPAARRCLSLLLLSACAALLLRPRLGARAAPLEPVYPGDNATPEQMAQYAAELRRYINMLTRPRYGKRDREETLDILEWGPPHAAGPRDLSPMDL